One genomic region from Equus asinus isolate D_3611 breed Donkey chromosome 10, EquAss-T2T_v2, whole genome shotgun sequence encodes:
- the F2RL3 gene encoding proteinase-activated receptor 4 has product MHAILLLWPLALGLSLDDGTQTPNMYDEGGSVGDGDSDGGTAGPWSSPQAATPGPLHPRSFPGQARANDSDTLELPDSSRALLLGWVPTRLVPALYGLALAVGLPANGLALWVLATRVPRLPSTMLLMNLAAADLLLALVLPPRIAYHLRGQRWPFGEAACRLATAALYGHMYSSVLLLAAVSLDRYLAVVHPLRARALRGQRLATGLCSAAWLVAAALALPLALQRQTFQLSHSDRVLCHDVLPVGAQASYWRPAFTCLAVLGCFLPLLVMLLSYGAALRALAAAGRRYNHALRLTALVLASALAFFAPSNVLLLLHYSAPRPDAWGDLYAAYMPSLALSTLNSCVDPFVYYYVSAEFRDKVREGLLRWAPGGAAASKEGGSAGMGTRSSSLV; this is encoded by the exons ATGCATGCGATCCTGCTGCTGTGGCCCCTGGCGCTGGGGCTCAGCCTGGACGACGGCACCCAGACCCCCAACATGTACGACGAGGGTGGGAGCGTGGGGGACGGTGACAGTGACG GTGGCACGGCGGGGCCCTGGAGCAGTCCCCAGGCAGCCACTCCTGGCCCACTCCACCCTCGCAGCTTCCCCGGCCAGGCCCGCGCCAACGACAGCGACACTCTGGAGCTCCCGGACAGCTCTCGGGCGCTGCTGCTGGGTTGGGTGCCCACGAGGCTGGTGCCCGCGCTCTACGGGCTGGCCTTGGCGGTGGGGCTGCCTGCCAACGGGCTGGCGCTGTGGGTGCTGGCCACCCGGGTGCCTCGGCTGCCCTCCACCATGCTGCTCATGAACCTGGCGGCCGCCGACCTGCTGCTGGCCCTGGTGCTGCCGCCACGCATCGCCTACCACCTGCGGGGCCAGCGCTGGCCCTTCGGCGAGGCTGCCTGCCGCCTGGCCACGGCCGCACTCTACGGCCACATGTACAGTTCCGTGCTGCTGCTGGCTGCCGTCAGCCTGGACCGCTACCTGGCCGTGGTGCACCCGCTGCGGGCCCGCGCCCTGCGAGGCCAGCGCCTCGCCACCGGGCTCTGCAGTGCAGCCTGGCTGGTGGCGGCCGCCCTGGCGCTGCCCCTGGCACTGCAGCGGCAGACCTTCCAGCTGTCGCACTCAGACCGCGTGCTCTGCCACGACGTGCTGCCCGTCGGTGCCCAGGCCTCCTACTGGCGGCCAGCCTTCACCTGCCTGGCGGTGCTTGGCTGCTTCCTGCCcctgctggtcatgctgctgaGCTATGGGGCTGCCCTGCGTGCGCTGGCCGCCGCCGGCCGGCGCTACAACCACGCACTGCGGCTGACAGCGCTGGTGCTGGCCTCGGCCCTGGCCTTCTTTGCGCCCAGCAacgtgctgctgctgctgcactACTCCGCCCCACGCCCCGATGCCTGGGGGGACCTGTACGCGGCCTATATGCCCAGCCTGGCGCTCAGCACCCTCAACAGCTGTGTGGACCCCTTTGTCTACTACTACGTATCGGCCGAGTTCAGGGACAAGGTGCGGGAGGGGCTGCTCCGCTGGGCGCCAGGGGGCGCAGCGGCCTCCAAGGAAGGGGGCAGCGCGGGGATGGGCACGAGGTCCTCCTCGCTCGTGTGA